Proteins from one Ramlibacter sp. PS4R-6 genomic window:
- a CDS encoding YceD family protein, which yields MAKTFSPKRLDVKSFAEEGATITGQEPLRGHERLLAETHGRGAETPVTWSATGEVRNPLHVAPEVWLHLKAGTQLSLTCQRCLGPVEVPVAVERSFRFVADEQTAAAQDDESEEDVLALTASLDLTGLVEDELLMEMPLAPRHETCPPVHLVVEDEGFEGSSARHENPFAVLGQLKGPKTGG from the coding sequence ATGGCCAAGACGTTCAGCCCGAAGCGCCTCGACGTGAAATCTTTCGCGGAAGAAGGCGCCACGATCACGGGACAGGAACCCCTGCGCGGCCACGAGCGGCTCCTCGCGGAAACGCACGGCCGCGGGGCGGAGACGCCGGTGACGTGGAGCGCCACCGGCGAGGTGCGCAACCCGCTCCACGTCGCGCCCGAGGTCTGGCTGCACCTGAAGGCGGGTACGCAGCTGTCGCTCACCTGCCAGCGCTGCCTGGGCCCCGTGGAGGTGCCCGTGGCGGTGGAGCGCTCCTTCCGCTTCGTGGCCGACGAGCAGACCGCCGCGGCGCAGGACGACGAGTCGGAGGAGGACGTGCTGGCGCTCACCGCCTCGCTCGACCTGACCGGGCTGGTCGAGGACGAACTCCTGATGGAAATGCCGCTGGCCCCGCGCCACGAGACCTGCCCGCCGGTTCACCTGGTCGTGGAGGACGAGGGCTTCGAGGGCTCGTCGGCCCGCCACGAGAACCCCTTCGCCGTGCTGGGGCAGCTGAAGGGCCCCAAGACGGGCGGATGA
- a CDS encoding Maf family nucleotide pyrophosphatase has product MPETSSTSRRIVLGSSSPYRRELLSRLKVPFDVDLPAVDETPRPGETPRDIAWRLAIEKARAVARKNPDAAVIGSDQVADLDGEPLGKPGTHERAVEQLRRMRGRVVVFQTAVAVVCAATGFEQVDLAPVRVTFRDLTDAEIEAYLQAEKPYDCAGSARSEGLGIALLEQIDNDDPSALVGLPLIRTCRMLRAAGVRLL; this is encoded by the coding sequence ATGCCGGAGACCTCATCCACGTCGCGCCGCATCGTGCTGGGCTCGAGCTCGCCGTACCGCCGCGAGTTGCTGTCGCGCCTGAAAGTGCCGTTCGACGTGGACCTGCCGGCGGTCGACGAGACGCCGCGCCCGGGCGAGACGCCGCGCGACATCGCGTGGCGCCTGGCCATCGAGAAGGCACGCGCGGTGGCGCGCAAGAACCCCGATGCCGCCGTGATCGGCTCCGACCAGGTCGCCGACCTCGACGGCGAACCGCTGGGCAAGCCCGGCACGCACGAGCGCGCGGTCGAGCAACTGCGGCGCATGCGCGGCCGCGTGGTGGTGTTCCAGACGGCGGTGGCCGTGGTGTGCGCGGCAACGGGTTTCGAGCAGGTCGACCTGGCGCCGGTGCGCGTCACGTTCCGCGACCTCACCGATGCGGAGATCGAGGCCTACCTGCAGGCCGAGAAGCCCTACGACTGCGCCGGCAGCGCACGCAGCGAAGGGCTGGGCATCGCGCTGCTCGAGCAGATCGACAACGACGACCCGAGCGCCCTCGTCGGCCTGCCGCTGATCCGCACCTGCCGCATGCTGCGCGCC
- the rpmF gene encoding 50S ribosomal protein L32 — MAVQQNKKSPSKRGMHRSHNALTVPGIAIEPTTGETHLRHHVSPSGFYRGRKVVKTKNDA; from the coding sequence ATGGCCGTCCAGCAGAACAAGAAGTCGCCGTCCAAGCGCGGCATGCACCGCTCGCACAACGCGCTGACGGTGCCCGGCATCGCCATCGAGCCCACCACGGGCGAGACGCACCTGCGCCACCACGTGAGCCCCAGCGGCTTCTACCGTGGCCGCAAGGTCGTCAAGACCAAGAACGACGCCTGA